The DNA window TAGACCGTCGCCAATAGCCAGCATGGCGATGTCGACCCGTTTGTCCCGCTTGAGGCGTGCGTTGAAGGCGCGGAGTGCCGTGGTGTCGGCATCCCGTTTGCGCGAATCGGCCACGGCTCCACTCCATAGGACGTTGTCCACGGCGATAAGGCCGCCGGGTCTCAGCAGCGTCAGGCAGCACTCGTAGTATTTTCCATAATTTGGTTTATCAGCATCGATGAATGCAAAGTCGAAAGTGCCGGAATGGCCGGTTTTGATAAGCTCATCAAGGGATTGTGTCGCGGGCGCCAATTTGAGCGAGATTTTGTGGTCGACCTTTGCGAGCGCCCAATATTTTCGGGCAATCGCCGTGTAGGCCTCG is part of the Alphaproteobacteria bacterium genome and encodes:
- a CDS encoding class I SAM-dependent methyltransferase — translated: EAYTAIARKYWALAKVDHKISLKLAPATQSLDELIKTGHSGTFDFAFIDADKPNYGKYYECCLTLLRPGGLIAVDNVLWSGAVADSRKRDADTTALRAFNARLKRDKRVDIAMLAIGDGLTLARKR